The following are from one region of the Takifugu rubripes chromosome 16, fTakRub1.2, whole genome shotgun sequence genome:
- the LOC101076211 gene encoding solute carrier family 22 member 2 has product MTSFDDILEEAGKFGRFQKRIFVLMCMLSMPWAGVYVGIVFQGFTPDHWCRDSAVAERRQTCGWSLEHTRRLTLPLDNSSGTLQPSTCTQFDLDWNSTELTCDTQTPNLNRTSTRACQEGWEYDYEGRQSFVTEFDLVCSDSWWVDMFQLSVNVGFLIGSIAIGYLADRFGRKISFLVSSLLNGITGMVVALAPNYTSLLVFRVLYGFGVKGGWVAGYVLITEIVGVEFRRTVGVVYQMFFSVGLLILPLLAYYITDWRWLQVAITVPYFIFLSYYWFIPESPRWLLSQNRKSQAVEITEAMAKENKMTLSKNIETLSDNNTGDSTTASFMDLIRTPNMRKHTLILSYNWFTSAVVYQGLIMRLGILGGNVYIDFLISAMVEFPAALLILLTIERIGRRLPFATANIVAGASCFITAFLPDSMFWIKTTVACIGRLGITMAFEMVVFINTELYPTVIRNLGVSVCSTLCDIGGMVAPFLLYRLAVIWLELPLIIFGALAFVAGGLVLMLPETRGLPLPDTIDDIEFPDRNKYNSVMKEQPLTTPLTDNEVTTNKDPATV; this is encoded by the exons ATGACCAGTTTTGATGACATCCTGGAGGAGGCTGGCAAGTTTGGCCGCTTTCAGAAGCGAATCTTCGTCCTGATGTGCATGCTGTCCATGCCCTGGGCTGGGGTCTACGTGGGCATCGTCTTCCAGGGTTTCACCCCGGATCACTGGTGCCGGGATTCGGCGGTGGCGGAGCGGCGGCAGACCTGCGGCTGGAGCCTGGAACACACCCGCAGGCTGACGCTTCCACTGGACAACAGCTCCGGGACGCTGCAGCCCAGCACCTGCACGCAGTTCGACCTGGACTGGAACTCCACGGAGTTGACCTGTGACACGCAGACCCCGAACCTGAACAGAACCTCCACCCGGGCCTGCCAGGAGGGCTGGGAGTACGATTACGAGGGCCGGCAGTCGTTTGTTACTGAG TTTGACCTGGTGTGTTCCGATAGCTGGTGGGTTGACATGTTTCAGCTATCAGTCAACGTGGGCTTCCTGATCGGAAGCATTGCCATTGGCTACCTGGCCGATAG GTTTGGCAGGAAAATTAGCTTCCTGGTGTCAAGCCTGTTGAACGGGATTACAGGGATGGTGGTCGCCCTCGCTCCAAACTATACATCCCTCCTGGTCTTCAGAGTCCTGTACGGGTTCGGAGTGAAGGGAGGCTGGGTGGCGGGATACGTGCTGA TCACAGAGATTGTCGGGGTGGAGTTCAGACGCACGGTTGGAGTCGTCTATCAGATGTTCTTCAGCGTCggcctcctcatcctccctctgctcGCCTACTACATCACAGACTGGCGCTGGCTACAGGTGGCCATCACCGTTCCCTACTTTATTTTCCTGTCCTACTACTG GTTCATTCCAGAATCTCCCAGATGGCTCCTGTCACAGAACAGGAAGTCCCAAGCCGTGGAGATCACGGAGGCCAtggccaaagaaaacaagatgaCGCTGTCAAAGAACATCGAG ACTCTGTCGGACAACAACACCGGCGACTCTACCACTGCCTCCTTCATGGACCTCATCCGAACCCCAAACATGAGAAAACACACTTTGATTCTCAGTTACAACTG GTTCACCAGTGCTGTCGTCTACCAGGGTTTGATCATGAGGCTGGGCATTCTGGGAGGAAACGTCTACATCGACTTCCTCATCTCTGCTATGGTGGAGTTTCCCGCTGCCCTACTCATCCTGTTGACCATCGAACGCATCGGTAGGCGCCTTCCCTTCGCCACCGCCAACATCGTAGCTGGAGCTTCCTGTTTCATCACAGCCTTCCTTCCTGACA GTATGTTCTGGATTAAGACGACGGTGGCGTGCATTGGACGGTTGGGGATCACCATGGCCTTTGAGATGGTGGTCTTCATTAACACTGAGCTCTACCCAACTGTTATCAG GAACCtgggtgtgtctgtctgttcaaCTCTGTGTGACATTGGTGGAATGGTAGCTCCCTTCCTTCTCTATCGGCTGGCTGTCATTTGGCTGGAGCTGCCCCTTATTATTTTTG GCGCTCTGGCTTTCGTGGCTGGTGGTTTAGTGCTGATGCTTCCTGAGACCAGAGGCCTGCCGCTGCCAGACACCATCGACGACATTGAGTTTCCCGACAG AAATAAGTACAATTCTGTGATGAAGGAACAACCGCTGACCACCCCTTTGACCGACAATGAGGTGACGACCAACAAAGACCCAGCGACCGTTTGA
- the LOC101072186 gene encoding solute carrier family 22 member 2-like, with translation MTTFDDILEEVGPFARFQKRIFLLLSVSSLSIAGFLTSIVFLGYTPDHWCRDSAVAAKRQECDWSLEHTRRLTVPYSNTSGPLENMCTQYDLDWNTTALSCSTETLNLTGVPVTACKEGWEFDYEGRKSFVTEFTLVCSDAWLADMYQSSLGVGFLFGSVAFGYFSDKYGRKLTIVLANMMNFIMGIAVAVIPNYTCILLFRAFLGFSMKGSWMSSYVLISEVVGMKNRRFVGIMYQVFLSFALLIVPLLAYLITDWRWLQVVITAPTGMFLVYYWFVPESPRWLLSQKKFPKALEITKAIAKENKKKFSSNFEALTTDDDEGDAPSASILDLFRTPNMRKYTLILMYIWLTTEVVYQGLIMRVGIARGNLYIDFLISSLMELPACLFILFTVERMGRRIPFCAANIVTGLACLITAFIPENMYWFKTVVGSIGRLTVTMAVEMVVFVNTELFPTCVRNLGVSFCSTSCDIGSIVAPFVLYRLATVWNDLPLIIFGGITLVGGGLILLLPETKGVPLPETIDDIEFPNRKKKAEEKIAQIAPLNAQPC, from the exons ATGACAACCTTTGATGATATATTAGAAGAAGTTGGGCCTTTTGCCCGCTTCCAAAAGCGCATTTTCCTCTTGCTCAGCGTGTCTTCGTTGTCTATTGCGGGGTTTTTGACATCCATCGTGTTCCTGGGTTACACCCCGGACCACTGGTGCCGGGATTCTGCAGTTGCGGCCAAGAGGCAGGAGTGCGACTGGAGCCTGGAACACACCCGCAGACTGACGGTGCCTTACAGCAACACATCTGGACCACTGGAGAACATGTGCACGCAATATGATCTGGATTGGAACACGACAGCACTCAGCTGCAGCACGGAGACCCTGAACCTGACAGGAGTCCCGGTCACCGCGTGTAAA GAGGGTTGGGAGTTTGATTATGAAGGTCGGAAGTCTTTTGTCACCGAG TTTACCCTGGTGTGCTCGGATGCTTGGTTGGCCGACATGTACCAGTCCAGTCTCGGTGTGGGCTTCCTGTTCGGCAGCGTGGCTTTTGGCTACTTTTCTGATAA GTACGGCAGGAAGCTCACCATCGTTCTAGCCAACATGATGAATTTTATCATGGGAATTGCAGTGGCTGTAATTCCAAACTACACCTGTATCCTGCTGTTCAGAGCCTTCCTTGGCTTTAGCATGAAAGGAAGCTGGATGAGCTCCTATGTGCTGA tctCAGAGGTGGTTGGCATGAAGAACAGACGGTTTGTTGGAATAATGTACCAAGTATTCCTAAGCTTCGCCCTCCTCATCGTCCCATTACTCGCCTACTTAATCACAGACTGGCGTTGGCTCCAGGTCGTAATTACTGCTCCCACCGGCATGTTCTTGGTATATTATTG GTTCGTCCCAGAGTCACCAAGATGGCTCCTTTCTCAGAAGAAATTTCCAAAAGCACTTGAAATCACAAAAGCCATAGCGAAGGAGAACAAGAAAAAATTCTCCAGCAACTTTGAG GCATTGACGACTGacgatgatgagggtgatgccCCCTCTGCTTCCATACTGGACCTCTTCAGAACCCCAAATATGAGGAAATACACCCTCATTCTCATGTATATCTG GCTCACCACCGAGGTGGTCTATCAAGGCCTCATCATGCGGGTGGGGATAGCAAGAGGAAACCTCTACATTGACTTCCTCATCTCAAGTCTGATGGAGCTCCCTGCatgcctcttcatcctcttcactgTTGAACGAATGGGGCGACGCATTCCCTTTTGCGCCGCCAACATCGTAACTGGATTGGCCTGCTTGATCACTGCCTTCATCCCTGAGA ATATGTACTGGTTTAAGACAGTGGTGGGCAGCATTGGTCGGTTAACGGTCACCATGGCCGTAGAGATGGTGGTCTTTGTTAACACTGAGCTCTTCCCAACATGTGTCAG GAACTTGGGAGTGTCCTTTTGCTCGACCTCTTGTGATATTGGAAGCATCGTAGCTCCGTTCGTGTTGTACAGGCTGGCTACCGTCTGGAACGACTTGCCTCTCATCATCTTTG GAGGCATCACCCTCGTCGGAGGAGGTTTAATTCTGTTGCTGCCTGAAACCAAAGGAGTTCCTCTTCCTGAGACTATTGACGATATAGAGTTTCCAAACAG GAAaaagaaggcagaagagaagattGCGCAGATCGCGCCACTAAATGCCCAACCATGTTAA
- the plg gene encoding plasminogen isoform X1 yields the protein MDVNTLALILGALICSVSGSEVEGYTKTAGAWILSLSGRKYSVMTAVECARKCDAETTFTCRSFMYIEKDQECRTVGQNSKSEIVLRRSSTALYEKKVYLLECVNGIGTDYRGTKSRTKTGKLCQRWGVNSPHRPNYKPQTSPLADLESNFCRNPDADSGGPWCYTTDANTRWEHCNVSACSEDCIHCSGEDYRGKASTTEKGYTCQRWDSQQPHNHGYDPSVLSEKYLEGNYCRNPDGDPRPWCFTTNPAKRWDFCDIPRCTSEPPTIVPETTCFTGEGGSYRGTIAVTEAGKTCQSWSSQTPHKHNRTPDNYPCKGLDNNYCRNPDNQRKPWCYTTDSETRWEYCQVPTCGDSAGPDDAVIPPEEEDCYEDNGSSYRGITSQTISGKRCQAWSSMTPHSHLKTPKNFPNADLRRNFCRNPDNDRAPWCYTTNPGVRWEYCNLEKCSTNAPKPTPGTATQPQSPTTEDSGQTERDCKIGNGETYRGKISITILGVTCQAWSAQSPHTHNSFTEETHGDKGLESNYCRNPDGDVNGPWCYTTDPNKKWDYCLIPDCAGLKCGSPAIKPKRCFGRIVGGCVSKPHSWPWQISLRTSTGIHFCGGTLIDRQWVLTAAHCLEKSTRPGYYKIVLGIHTERAIEASKQLRDLEKLVLGPNGADIALLKLQTPALLNEKVTPVCLPDKDYIVPSHTECYVTGWGETQGTGGNGVLKEAGFPVIENKICNRPAYLNGRVKDHEMCAGNIEGGTDSCQGDSGGPLVCNSNNRFILQGVTSWGLGCANPMKPGVYARVSKFIDWIKNTMELN from the exons ATGGACGTGAACACGCTCGCGCTCATCCTGGGAGCACTGATCTGCTCTG TTAGTGGAAGTGAGGTGGAGGGTTACACTAAAACTGCAGGAGCTTGGATCCTGTCATTGTCCGGAAGAAAGTATTCTGTCATGACTGCAGTCGAATGCGCCAGAAAATGCGACGCTGAAACAACCTTCACATGCAG GTCTTTCATGTATATCGAAAAGGACCAGGAATGTCGGACCGTTGGACAAAACTCAAAATCTGAGATTGTCCTGCGCAGAAGTAGCACAGCGTTATATGAAAAAAAAG TTTACCTCCTGGAGTGTGTTAATGGAATAGGAACAGATTACAGAGGAACAAAGTCCAGAACAAAAACTGGGAAGCTGTGTCAGAGATGGGGGGTAAACAGCCCTCACAGGCCAAA TTACAAGCCACAGACCAGCCCTCTGGCAGACCTGGAGTCAAACTTCTGCAGAAACCCTGACGCAGACAGCGGCGGACCCTGGTGCTACACCACCGATGCTAACACCCGCTGGGAACACTGCAATGTTTCGGCTTGCTCTG AGGACTGTATTCACTGCAGTGGTGAGGATTACAGAGGAAAAGCCTCCACTACAGAAAAGGGCTACACGTGCCAGCGCTGGGATTCCCAGCAACCTCACAACCATGGCTATGATCCCAGCGT CCTTTCAGAGAAATACCTTGAGGGCAATTATTGCAGAAACCCTGATGGAGACCCTCGACCCTGGTGCTTCACCACCAACCCAGCTAAACGATGGGACTTCTGTGATATCCCACGCTGCA CTTCCGAGCCTCCGACCATTGTCCCAGAGACGACCTGTTTCACAGGGGAGGGTGGATCCTACCGAGGAACAATCGCCGTTACAGAAGCTGGAAAAACGTGCCAGAGCTGGTCATCTCAAacgccacacaaacacaaccgcACACCAGACAACTACCCCTGCAA AGGACTCGATAACAACTACTGTCGTAATCCCGACAACCAGAGGAAGCCCTGGTGTTACACCACTGACAGTGAAACTCGCTGGGAGTATTGTCAAGTGCCTACCTGTGGGGATTCCGCTGGACCAG ATGATGCTGTGATTCCACCGGAAGAGGAAGACTGTTATGAGGACAATGGGTCAAGCTACCGTGGCATAACGTCACAGACAATCAGCGGAAAAAGATGTCAAGCTTGGAGCTCGATGACTCCCCATAGCCATCTGAAAACTCCAAAGAACTTCCCCAATGC TGACCTCAGGAGGAATTTTTGTAGGAACCCAGATAATGACAGAGCTCCTTGGTGTTACACTACCAACCCAGGAGTACGCTGGGAGTACTGCAACCTGGAGAAATGCTCCACAAATGCACCTAAACCAACACCTGGCACTGCCACTCAACCCCAGTCTCCCACTACCGAAGACAGTGGCCAAACAGAGAGGG ACTGTAAAATTGGCAATGGTGAAACGTACCGGGGGAAAATCTCCATCACCATTCTGGGGGTGACATGCCAGGCCTGGAGTGCTCAgagcccccacacacacaacagcttCACCGAAGAAACTCATGGTGACAAGGGTCTGGAGAGCAAC TACTGTAGAAATCCAGATGGTGATGTGAACGGACCGTGGTGCTACACTACAGACCCAAACAAGAAATGGGACTACTGTCTGATCCCAGACTGCG CTGGACTAAAGTGTGGCTCGCCAGCCATCAAACCAAAGCGTTGTTTTGGTCGTATCGTGGGAGGCTGCGTTTCGAAACCTCATTCGTGGCCCTGGCAAATCAGCCTCCGGACAAG CACGGGAATCCATTTCTGTGGGGGAACTCTGATCGACCGTCAGTGGGTTCTGACAGCTGCACACTGTCTGGAGAA GTCCACACGACCGGGGTACTACAAGATCGTTCTAGGCATCCACACAGAAAGAGCCATCGAGGCATCCAAACAGCTGAGGGACCTGGAGAAACTGGTGCTGGGACCCAATGGCGCTGACATCGCCCTGCTTAAGCTACAAAC cccTGCACTTCTAAATGAAAAGGTTACACCAGTGTGTCTGCCAGATAAAGACTACATTGTTCCCAGTCACACCGAGTGCTACGTTACTGGATGGGGCGAAACTCAAG GTACGGGGGGTAACGGTGTCCTGAAAGAAGCTGGCTTCCCTGTGATTGAGAACAAGATCTGTAATCGTCCGGCCTACCTGAATGGCAGAGTGAAAGACCATGAGATGTGTGCTGGCAACATCGAGGGAGGAACTGACAGCTGCCAG GGTGACAGCGGTGGTCCTCTGGTGTGTAACTCAAACAACAGGTTTATCCTGCAGGGTGTGACCTCATGGGGTCTGGGTTGTGCCAATCCTATGAAACCTGGTGTCTATGCTCGGGTCTCCAAATTTATAGACTGGATAAAAAACACCATGGAACTTAATTGA
- the plg gene encoding plasminogen isoform X2, translated as MKKKVYLLECVNGIGTDYRGTKSRTKTGKLCQRWGVNSPHRPNYKPQTSPLADLESNFCRNPDADSGGPWCYTTDANTRWEHCNVSACSEDCIHCSGEDYRGKASTTEKGYTCQRWDSQQPHNHGYDPSVLSEKYLEGNYCRNPDGDPRPWCFTTNPAKRWDFCDIPRCTSEPPTIVPETTCFTGEGGSYRGTIAVTEAGKTCQSWSSQTPHKHNRTPDNYPCKGLDNNYCRNPDNQRKPWCYTTDSETRWEYCQVPTCGDSAGPDDAVIPPEEEDCYEDNGSSYRGITSQTISGKRCQAWSSMTPHSHLKTPKNFPNADLRRNFCRNPDNDRAPWCYTTNPGVRWEYCNLEKCSTNAPKPTPGTATQPQSPTTEDSGQTERDCKIGNGETYRGKISITILGVTCQAWSAQSPHTHNSFTEETHGDKGLESNYCRNPDGDVNGPWCYTTDPNKKWDYCLIPDCAGLKCGSPAIKPKRCFGRIVGGCVSKPHSWPWQISLRTSTGIHFCGGTLIDRQWVLTAAHCLEKSTRPGYYKIVLGIHTERAIEASKQLRDLEKLVLGPNGADIALLKLQTPALLNEKVTPVCLPDKDYIVPSHTECYVTGWGETQGTGGNGVLKEAGFPVIENKICNRPAYLNGRVKDHEMCAGNIEGGTDSCQGDSGGPLVCNSNNRFILQGVTSWGLGCANPMKPGVYARVSKFIDWIKNTMELN; from the exons ATGAAAAAAAA AGTTTACCTCCTGGAGTGTGTTAATGGAATAGGAACAGATTACAGAGGAACAAAGTCCAGAACAAAAACTGGGAAGCTGTGTCAGAGATGGGGGGTAAACAGCCCTCACAGGCCAAA TTACAAGCCACAGACCAGCCCTCTGGCAGACCTGGAGTCAAACTTCTGCAGAAACCCTGACGCAGACAGCGGCGGACCCTGGTGCTACACCACCGATGCTAACACCCGCTGGGAACACTGCAATGTTTCGGCTTGCTCTG AGGACTGTATTCACTGCAGTGGTGAGGATTACAGAGGAAAAGCCTCCACTACAGAAAAGGGCTACACGTGCCAGCGCTGGGATTCCCAGCAACCTCACAACCATGGCTATGATCCCAGCGT CCTTTCAGAGAAATACCTTGAGGGCAATTATTGCAGAAACCCTGATGGAGACCCTCGACCCTGGTGCTTCACCACCAACCCAGCTAAACGATGGGACTTCTGTGATATCCCACGCTGCA CTTCCGAGCCTCCGACCATTGTCCCAGAGACGACCTGTTTCACAGGGGAGGGTGGATCCTACCGAGGAACAATCGCCGTTACAGAAGCTGGAAAAACGTGCCAGAGCTGGTCATCTCAAacgccacacaaacacaaccgcACACCAGACAACTACCCCTGCAA AGGACTCGATAACAACTACTGTCGTAATCCCGACAACCAGAGGAAGCCCTGGTGTTACACCACTGACAGTGAAACTCGCTGGGAGTATTGTCAAGTGCCTACCTGTGGGGATTCCGCTGGACCAG ATGATGCTGTGATTCCACCGGAAGAGGAAGACTGTTATGAGGACAATGGGTCAAGCTACCGTGGCATAACGTCACAGACAATCAGCGGAAAAAGATGTCAAGCTTGGAGCTCGATGACTCCCCATAGCCATCTGAAAACTCCAAAGAACTTCCCCAATGC TGACCTCAGGAGGAATTTTTGTAGGAACCCAGATAATGACAGAGCTCCTTGGTGTTACACTACCAACCCAGGAGTACGCTGGGAGTACTGCAACCTGGAGAAATGCTCCACAAATGCACCTAAACCAACACCTGGCACTGCCACTCAACCCCAGTCTCCCACTACCGAAGACAGTGGCCAAACAGAGAGGG ACTGTAAAATTGGCAATGGTGAAACGTACCGGGGGAAAATCTCCATCACCATTCTGGGGGTGACATGCCAGGCCTGGAGTGCTCAgagcccccacacacacaacagcttCACCGAAGAAACTCATGGTGACAAGGGTCTGGAGAGCAAC TACTGTAGAAATCCAGATGGTGATGTGAACGGACCGTGGTGCTACACTACAGACCCAAACAAGAAATGGGACTACTGTCTGATCCCAGACTGCG CTGGACTAAAGTGTGGCTCGCCAGCCATCAAACCAAAGCGTTGTTTTGGTCGTATCGTGGGAGGCTGCGTTTCGAAACCTCATTCGTGGCCCTGGCAAATCAGCCTCCGGACAAG CACGGGAATCCATTTCTGTGGGGGAACTCTGATCGACCGTCAGTGGGTTCTGACAGCTGCACACTGTCTGGAGAA GTCCACACGACCGGGGTACTACAAGATCGTTCTAGGCATCCACACAGAAAGAGCCATCGAGGCATCCAAACAGCTGAGGGACCTGGAGAAACTGGTGCTGGGACCCAATGGCGCTGACATCGCCCTGCTTAAGCTACAAAC cccTGCACTTCTAAATGAAAAGGTTACACCAGTGTGTCTGCCAGATAAAGACTACATTGTTCCCAGTCACACCGAGTGCTACGTTACTGGATGGGGCGAAACTCAAG GTACGGGGGGTAACGGTGTCCTGAAAGAAGCTGGCTTCCCTGTGATTGAGAACAAGATCTGTAATCGTCCGGCCTACCTGAATGGCAGAGTGAAAGACCATGAGATGTGTGCTGGCAACATCGAGGGAGGAACTGACAGCTGCCAG GGTGACAGCGGTGGTCCTCTGGTGTGTAACTCAAACAACAGGTTTATCCTGCAGGGTGTGACCTCATGGGGTCTGGGTTGTGCCAATCCTATGAAACCTGGTGTCTATGCTCGGGTCTCCAAATTTATAGACTGGATAAAAAACACCATGGAACTTAATTGA